The region ttccaaccgaaccggttggaacagggcgagaaacccacccctgtaatagaagtataccgaagggaggagttgagtgaaagaagaaggagggtggagagagtgagagagaggaggaggagaaggaagggagggaatggattaagagagggagtgatagggttagggttagatagagggggaggggaagtaggtgtagaggggtatgtgagaaggaagaatgaaagttggagggggttgaaagagggtgtatggtgggtcaaggtggtatatttggtttgtattgtagggggcattttctatataagtgagggttgtgtttattactcaatgttatatgccccggttatgcacagtaaacatgtgattgtatagaatgaaacggaaataaaaaaatattatgcagagaaaaaaaaaacaagtgttCAAGTACACAAGTTTGGcctatgctgactggggaattctgggtgttgacgTCTACAAGTGTTCAAGTACACAAGTTTCTCCTGTGCCGTgtgggggaatcctgggagttgaagtccaaaagtattCATGTACCCAAGTTTGGTCTGTGCCGGCTgagggaattttgggaattgtagtccacaaTTGTAGTCCACAATTCAAGTGTGCAAGTTTGGCCTCTGCCAGCTTGGGATTTTTGGGAGTTGACGTCTACAagttttaaggtttaaggtttattaaaatttgtatgctgcccactcccatcgggagtctgggcggctcacagcaagacagaaacagtttaaatttaaagatagaaaaatacaatattaaaaattcacatcatcCATTACATCTAAGCGGGGGTTGGATATCCaacaacagccccaggcctgccggaacaaccaggtcttaacagctttacggaaggccaggagagtggtaagggtctggatctctgtgggtagatcgttccacagggccagcgcagcaacagagaaggccctcccccggggagccgccaaccggcattgtcccgttgacggcacccagagaaggcccagcctgtgcgatcttattggtcgttgggaagtgagtggcaggaggcggtctctcaggtagccaggtcctaaaccacatagggctttaaaagtaacgactagcaccttgaagcgagtccggagaccaatggggagctagtgcagctcgcggaggattggtgtaacatgggtgtatctagatacaccccatatcgctcgtgcggctgcgttctggaccaactgtagtcttcgaacactcttcaggggcagccccatgtagagcgcgttatagtaatccagtcttgaggtgacgagggcatgagtgactattcgaagtgcctcccggtccaggtagggccgcaactggtgcattaggtgaacctgggcgaaagcccccctggtcacagctgacaggtggtgctctaacatcagctgcgggtccaggaggacacccaaattgcgggccctctctgaggggtgtataatttcactccCCAGGATAAGAGGTGGAATATCTTGAgtaaccttgggaggcaacatcaatagccactcggtcttgtctggattgagtgcaagcttgttcgctcccatccagaccctgacagcctccaggcactggcacatcacttccactgcttcgctgagctggcacggggcggaccgatacaattgggtatcgtccACTTATTGATGACATTTGATCCTGTGccagcatatgatctcacccagcggcttcatgtagatgttaaataggagggggggggacaggaccgaaccctgcggcaccccatatttgaggagcctaggggtcgacctctgtcctccaaccaacaccgactgtgacctgtccgagaggtaggaggagaaccaccttaggacggtgcctcccactcccacctcccgtaaccatcgcagaaggataccatggtcgatggtatcgaaggccgctgagaggtcaaggagcaccaggatagaggaatgacctctatccctggcccgccagagatcatcgatcagcgcgaccaaagcagtgaCCAGgtctgaaaccggactgaaagggatccagataatcttttaagacttgcgtgcttcaaatgccagagtttctgggccaacattttggttgctaagcaagagtgttgttaagtgagtttcaccacattttacaagttggccacgcccacccagtcacatggctgccaagctactcccacctggtcacatggccagcaagccactcccacaaagcaggccacacctaccgaagaggttctaaatttttttgaaacccatcactgaatcAATCTTACAGTGATTTTCTAAGTTTAGGTGACAGTTATGTTTATTCCTATTTAATTTAGTACACAGTTTTAAGGTGTAATCGACATTTATAGTTATTTCTAATGTTGCATTTTACATGACACAACGCTAATTTCACGTCATACTCCGAAGGTGAAGGAGGCTCCGGTGCGGTAGGGGAGGGAGCggggtctgcacatgcgcagaaccctCCTCACCAGGCGGACCCATGGCGGGCGCAGGAGAGTCAGGTAAACACTCCTTCTGGGccggagactgaggttaatctgggaggtcagagTAGGAATAgtggtgtggcctcaagatttacctcagtctccagggcaaaagggctgtgttaatacccatgtgtgactcctcccacgcctcacttcggaaacgaaacaagaatcaatgaaggaatacaacaaaactcaataataatagttatgagtaaaataagagggttaagattggtgaaatccaaatgaaatacagtagaaggggaaataatataagttgagcggtatcgattgataattgctattataacgaacaggaagctcctgtttgtattgtattgtgtaaatgtggtgtacgtctaagttttgtgtgtgtgtattttatgtttgttaataaaaaataaataaataaaaataaaataaaaaagagaaggatGGATAGGAAGTTGGCCCATAGATCACATTACAATCACACAATCTGGATACTAGCAGTGAACATTAACACAATTTCAGGAAAACTGAAAGTGGCAGTTTTTGATGGAATTTCTCCCATACGCATCTCTCAGGTTTCATTTCTGGGTGGGGAGGGAGTAAAAAAGATTGCAGAGGCCATCATGGCAGCATGTGAGAAAGCCAGAAGGGGCTGGTTAGTCAGCCCAACTGGTGCGTTACACTGGTGGCGGTGCCAGAATAGAGGCATGCGGGTGCTGAGATCCTTCCCTACTAGGGCCAGATTCAGCTTCCCACCATGACTCCAGGCTCCACTGCTATATTAtctactctcccccccccccattgcactCAATTGTTTTTCCAGGGCACCAGGAAAGAAGCATATTTCTTCTTCAGGTGTGTCAAAGCTCTTTCTCGGGTTCCTTCATAGCAGCAGCAACAAGGTCACTCCATCTGCAGTGACGTAGAGCAGCTCTTTCCTTAATCTTAAAGGTGTAATCGACGTTTATAGTTATTTCTAATGTTGCATTTTACATGACACGACGCTAATTTCACGTCATACGCCGAAGGTGAAGGAGGCTCTGGCGCGGTAGGGGAGGGAGCGgagtctgcacatgcgcagaccctCCTCGCCAGGCGGATCCATGGCGAGCGCGGCGGGGAGGCTCCCGCGGACGGCGGCCAAGAGGCTCTCGGTGGAGGGGAACATCggtgagaggaggaaggagggggcggCGGGGAGGGGTGGCCGGGCGGCCTTTGACGCCTCTCCTCCTCTCCGCAGCGGCGGGCAAGTCGACCTTCGTGGGGCTGCTGCGCAGAGCCTTCCCCGCGTGGCGCCTGACGGCCGAGCCGGTAGCCAAGTGGCAGGACGTCCGAGCCACCCGCCAGGTAGGCTGCACGTGGAGGGAGCTGCCCGCGGAAGCGACCCTCTTGGCTCTCCCGGCCAGCACGAGGTGCCCGAGCCTGTGCCGCTTTGGCCATTGCTCGGGCCGCGGCTGCCTGCTTGGAGCCTGCCCGCCCTGGGGAAAGGAGACGGAGGGAGAGGGTCGGTCTCCCTCCGCCTCCCTCTCCCCCGAGCGGGCGGGTGAAGACTAGGAGGGCCGCTCTTCCTTCTCCTCAGGGCTCCGCTTCCCCCTCCTTCGGGAACCTGCTGCAGATGATCTACCGGGAGCCTTCGCGCTGGTCCTACACCTTCCAGAGCTACTCGTGCCTGAGCCGGCTGAAGGCACAGCTGGACTCCCTGGCTCCCGCCCAGAGCCCGCAGAGCCCGGAAGCGGCGCTGGTCTTCGAGAGGTCGGTCTACAGCGACAGGTATGGCAGGGAGGCGGTTGGCTTTCTCTGCCttcaccctcccacccacccaccccgtggTCGCAGGTAAAAGGAAAGTGGgggtgggaaggatactgccccccccccccgaaagcatAACCCCAGGAGAAACTCTGTTCCCCTGACTCCTTCCCTGAAGAGCAACAAAAAATCCAGGAAAGAAGCCCCAGATAATAAAAATGCTCCCTCCTCCTGTTTCCTTTCTCTTCAGAGAAAATCCCCATGGCAGGCTAATGGTCTCTGCACAAGCCCCGCTCACAAAATAGATTCCGTTTTCCTCTGTAAACTGAACAGCTCAGTTACAATAACAACATCTTGGGCTGGCTGACTCAACGAGAAAATCCGGCTAGAAATAAAAACAGATATACCACTTAATAGGATTAAGGTCACATTATCTGACAGGATTAGAACCAGGGCCAAAACCATCCCTCTTGAGttccagcgggggggggggggggggcgcaaaaaaCCAAAGGAATACAAAAGCAAATCTCAGAGTTTGCAACACTGAAGGGTATAAAAATCTCTGTACTCACTGAGTCAATTGTCCAGCTGACCCCGAAGCCACTGCCTTACCAGCACCATTGGATTCTATCCTAAAATCTCCTTTCCAAATAGCCTGCTTcccagttcttttttttctcaccaGCGCTTATCCCTCCATCCCGACTAGAGAGAAGGAAGCAGAGAGGAACTTTTTCCTTCTAACAGGGAAGAGGAGGCCTGCTCTTAAAAGGGAATTGGTGTCCAGCCTTCCTCTATTGCTACAATCTGATAAACAAAAAGGTTTTCTTAAAAACGGAAGATTTTGATTTGGTATGTTTTTTAGTAATGACTACCAAATTTCACAATTCATTAAAAGAAAAGAGTGGggatttaaagaaacaaatataAAAGGAGCACTGACtgattgatccatccatccatgcatctctAGAAATCATAATTCACTAAATTTTGTGAATTATTGTTTATGAGATACAGTATAAAGTTGGCAGCAGGCACAAGCTGCAATTATTTTACAAGCGCTGTAAGCAGTGGAAGGCAGGGGTCCCAAACCCCTGGGCCTCAGCCTGTTCAGAATCCGGGCCACGCAGCTCAATTTCTGCAAGTGACGGGCATGCACGTGAGCAAGTGCCTGCTGCTCATGAACATTGAGCTGCATGCACAAGCACCTGGCCCTTGTGCTGAACCATTTCCTCTTTGCCCCCTTTCAGTGGTCCACACAGCAGCTTCAAATTATCAggaaaaatattttgggaaatattcttGGAATTGGCCAAGAAGGGGCTCGCACATGAACATTGGAATGGTTCTATAACAGGCAGGGGGAGCCTGCACCCTTCAATATGTGCATAAGGTTAGATAACTGAATCCTTGCCTACTTCAAGGTGGTATCTCTGGCTTGTGTCTCCTGTCTCAGGTATATCTTTGCAAAAAATCTCTTTGAGATTGGCCACATGACTGAGATTGAGTGGATCATTTACCAGGATTGGCACACTTTCCTCCTGCAAACCTTTGGGGACCAACTTGCCCTCCATGGCTTTCTTTATCTCCAGGCCCCTCCAGAGGTAACGGAAAGGAACTGTTTTATGTTCTGTTCCAAGCTTTCTCTCTTCTCATTACTGTTCTTTGCTAGTCTTTGGTGTACTTTCATAATGATGTGTCTCCTGTTTGAGCTCTTCTTCCTAGCTGACGCCTGTTTCAACCGCCTTCAACCCATGTTCTGTGCCAggcattaaaaacaaacaaacctcagGTTCCTCCAATTCCTGCATTTCTGTTCTAACTCAAAATCTGGTAGAATAAATGCTAGACTGTGAAACCAGCAGTACATacctacc is a window of Thamnophis elegans isolate rThaEle1 chromosome 13, rThaEle1.pri, whole genome shotgun sequence DNA encoding:
- the DGUOK gene encoding deoxyguanosine kinase, mitochondrial isoform X2, with the protein product MASAAGRLPRTAAKRLSVEGNIAAGKSTFVGLLRRAFPAWRLTAEPVAKWQDVRATRQGSASPSFGNLLQMIYREPSRWSYTFQSYSCLSRLKAQLDSLAPAQSPQSPEAALVFERSVYSDRYIFAKNLFEIGHMTEIEWIIYQDWHTFLLQTFGDQLALHGFLYLQAPPEVCFERLRCRSRPEEKEVQLSYLEQLHVQHENWLEPFWSSKRCACLDSGCHKGF
- the DGUOK gene encoding deoxyguanosine kinase, mitochondrial isoform X1 encodes the protein MASAAGRLPRTAAKRLSVEGNIAAGKSTFVGLLRRAFPAWRLTAEPVAKWQDVRATRQGSASPSFGNLLQMIYREPSRWSYTFQSYSCLSRLKAQLDSLAPAQSPQSPEAALVFERSVYSDRYIFAKNLFEIGHMTEIEWIIYQDWHTFLLQTFGDQLALHGFLYLQAPPEVCFERLRCRSRPEEKEVQLSYLEQLHVQHENWLVKKTSVSHSGALRDVPVLILDVTKDFENDPNEQSKLIGQVKFFMKTLCSNSSPSISTTVCN